ttcatcaacGACAAGGAATCAAGAATCAACTGAACAATATCAATGTCGGAAACAGCAGTTATGCGTGTGGAAACtgagaggaaaaaagaaaagctgcATGTAATATAAGGAATTGTTTCAGATGCAATTGCTAGCTGAACGCCAGTGCAAACAGACAACCTCCCTCTTATAAGCCAGCTACAAACTCAGAATCAAAGTAGATAACAGAAATTAAGGTATAGGTAAGCttaaggtaaattgttgtttttaatGTGACTTGGAAAGAAATAAGCAAGAGAAGATTTAAAGCAGTTTatgtgacacacacacacacacacacacaaatggGAAGAATAGAATGGACAGAAGGACCGTCTACTTCTAGTTGTTAACTGTAATCATCTATCTGTATGGACAACAAAGAGCTAGCAATTATTACCATGaatgttcttttttatttatttttcaaattttattacaagaCATTAAGTTCCACTTTTCTTGTTTCCATTTATGTGTGTAATGCTTCTAATATGTGGTGAGAACAATAGTAATTCTAAGCTTGGACATGAGTTTGGCTAAACCCTATCCAATTACATGACTAGCCAATGTAATAAGTTCACAATTAAAGAAAGTGACCAACCACATAATACGTGTAATAatgtgatttaattaatcagcTAGACTGCACAAACCTAAATTTGGAGAAGCATTTTTTGTTGGGAGGGAGGGATGTCCGGAAGCTTGGTTAGCGTGCCTTGATGAACTAATgcaattttgtaaaaagacAGTCTTCAAGGTTTCTGCACTAGTTACCTTTACATTTGGGCAACTAGCTAGATGCATGGATTACTAAAGAAGGTAGAAAGCCAACacatccaaatatatatatatagctgcATTTTCCATCGAGTGAAGAAGTTCTCAAGTCtaagtagtaataaaatatcacTTAAAAGTTATAGAAGATCCCCACTAATTATATACAGATACAAAATGGTACTGGATTATCAAATAACTCTTGAAGAACTAGTTTAAGCCAATTTGAGTACCGTCATCATAATTTCGCCTACCTAGTTTCTACTACAACCAAAACGTGCCAAGTTCATATATGAAtatgaaaaacataacaaacaTAAAAGCCTCCTAGTATAACTAAGTTCCGACTAATATAAGACTAGACGGACTCCAAGTTAAGCCAAGCAAGTGCCTTTTGACGTGTGAAGATTTCTCATCTACTTAGCTAGGTAGAAATGAAAGATGAAACTGCACGACATCTTTACATTACTTCTAATACAATTAACCACGCATTACATAAGATTTTAATTCACGTTTTTTCATCAGCAACGAACAGTACACCGCTTTTAAGGATCTTAATTTCTACTGATAATTCCACATTGTGAATTAGGAATATAACCAATACTACAAAAGAATGCATGAAATTTATCAAGACTTGGCCTGAGGAACTTTCATGCCACCCAatggtatatatttataatctaaatgaaccaatatatatatatatacgcaaTGATGTCATAACGTCACATGCTAGTAGCATCACCATCTATGAATTGATAGTTTACGGCCTATATTTACTAGCTATTGAAATAGGAAGGATTTGAGTAAACTAATCAAATCACTCAGGTAAAAGGGTTTAAGGCTTCTAGCATATATATAGTCTTCATATCTAGTATGAAAAAtctctttatatatgtatctttgaatttaaaatgagGCGTTTTCAATTTCGAGCTAATTAGCACTACAAAGTAAATTAACACagacaaatatataaagagagaattattcaattaatttgaagaaattgaaggaTGAAGATGAAACATGCAAATACAGTCAATTTTGATACATCAAAGATGAGAAAGCAAATTGAAAGTCCTCCTACCAAAATGTGCATAATCATCATTGCACTTGCCAAGTTACAACAGAAATTACAAATCAAAGTCAGATAGAAATATGAGCAAAACATGTCCAGATAGTACTACAATCTAAGCATCAAGTACAACCTACTTAATTACTCACCTTGAAAACTGCTTCATCTTCATCTGCTGcacttgatatatatatatatatatgatcatccCTATTGATCTATAGGTACTTCCAATTGACTGACTGATGTATATATGTGACCTCAAGAGAAGACTaatcttttcttgaaaactGCTACTTCATATCCCCCCAAATTTGCATCAGAATTTTGCCcatttttccttcattttcttcGCTGATAAATAAAGCTGAGAAATCCCACATAAAATAaaggtaacaccatcaagaaaCAGTAAATCTTGTTAATCATCAGAATGGTGGCCTCGCAGAACTGCCACTTCCCCATCCGAACAATTCAGCTGAGAATGGATAATTCCCTGGTGGCGGCGTGCTCCCACAAGCCGAGGTGAAAAACGGAGCACCAccatctcctcctcctcctcctcctccaccactGCCATCTCCGCCAGCACCACCTTCACTTGCATGCCCCCCGCGGCCACCACCAGCTGTGACGCCGGAAGACTGTGAAGCACTAGGCTGCGGCTGAGCAGCCGTAGCgccttcttcttcctccagAGGTAAGCGTTCAAAAACCGCATTTGCAAAGGATGCCGCCATCAGAACCACCGGCCCGGAAGCCATTAACGGTCCCACCACGCTACCTCCAACCACCTGCCCCTGGCCACCGGACAAGAATATAGACAGCCCACCAGCCCCTGGTGGGGCAGGTGGCGGAAGCACCGTTCCAGAAAGCGAGAGAATTTCAAAACGACCGTGCAGCGTCACTACACTCCCGGCAGGTGCCGCCGGTTGCCGTAGTGTCACATTCGTCACCGTGCCGCTGCCGCTGAGCACGCAAACACCTCTACCCCGCCGCCTCGCATAGACAGAGACGCTGTCGACGATGTCATTCCCAGACGAGACTTCAAGAACGTGGGATCGGAGTGCATTGGGACTATCACGCGTGACGATAATCGGAGGCTTGGGCTTGTTCTTAGAGCCTGGAGGTCGGCCTCGGGGGCGGCGGTTGGTGGTAGGAGTACCGCCGGAGCTGGTTGTGGCGGCGGCTTCCTGGTCTTTTTCCTGCGGGGAGTCCTTGGAATCTGCAGATGGCTCAAGTTCTAAAGTAGGGTTATGGTGAGAAGGCCTGTGCTGCAAGTGGAGGTCTGGGGTTAGAAGCTGATGAACATAACGAGAAGAACCGGAGCCTTGTTGCTCGTAACCCGCCATTTCCACATCTATATTTCTCTCCCACCACTTGTTCGCCAGAGCTCTCTctaaaattctctctctctctctctctagaaagaaagaaagaaagaaatcaaacacagaaaaccaaaaatgaacaaatattcTTTCTCTATTTCTGTTAAAATAGCAGGGTTTTTTTGTACTATTATCTGACAAGAACAAGACTGAAGGAAGTTACACAGAAAAGGGGcatctcttctcttctcttctcttctcaaACAGCAAAGATATGTTGAGAAGAGATCCACAGTGAGAGGATTGAGTGCTATTGACTAGAATCCAAGAACTGATTGGACACCCATCATCAGTTAcataaaacaattattattaatttattcctCCACCTACTCAACGTTGAAATCTTTCTCTTTGTAATAATAATCTCTCTCAGACCTCCATTCTTCATACAACTCCAAGTTGCTCAACAAAGAGTCAAACCAACTAAATTTCCTGGAAAgaacccttttttcttttcttgtttctcagCAGATTAGTAGATCAGATTGGTCTTGGAACAGATGAAGTGATGTGCAGGCAGAAGCAACATGAGACCTAGCAGATGATGACTATGAAGATTTGCTCTTTTCCTTCATCTCTTGTGCGGAAAGATACAATACATATGGGATCGGGATGCAGTGAATTGAGGAGAAAACCTCGCAAGAAAGATATGGTCTGAACTCAGAGTCGGAGAGTGGTAACACACACTATCATCACTATGTTT
The window above is part of the Sesamum indicum cultivar Zhongzhi No. 13 linkage group LG2, S_indicum_v1.0, whole genome shotgun sequence genome. Proteins encoded here:
- the LOC105178278 gene encoding AT-hook motif nuclear-localized protein 29-like, producing the protein MAGYEQQGSGSSRYVHQLLTPDLHLQHRPSHHNPTLELEPSADSKDSPQEKDQEAAATTSSGGTPTTNRRPRGRPPGSKNKPKPPIIVTRDSPNALRSHVLEVSSGNDIVDSVSVYARRRGRGVCVLSGSGTVTNVTLRQPAAPAGSVVTLHGRFEILSLSGTVLPPPAPPGAGGLSIFLSGGQGQVVGGSVVGPLMASGPVVLMAASFANAVFERLPLEEEEGATAAQPQPSASQSSGVTAGGGRGGHASEGGAGGDGSGGGGGGGGDGGAPFFTSACGSTPPPGNYPFSAELFGWGSGSSARPPF